The Streptococcus pluranimalium genome contains a region encoding:
- the dnaN gene encoding DNA polymerase III subunit beta, protein MISFAINKAFFLHALNATKRAISTKNAIPILSTIKIEVATSGITLTGSNGQISIEHFISVENDNAGLLITSSGAILLEAGFFINIVSSLPDVTLDFKEMANYQVQITSGKSEITLKGKDVEQYPRLQEVDTNNPLSMETKTLKQVITETSFAASTQESRPILTGVHIMLKDNQVFKAVATDSHRMSQRQLNLEKKSADFDVVIPSRSLREFSAVFTDDIENVEIFFSSSQILFRSENISFYTRLLEGAYPDTDRLLTPNFETEVVFKTANLRQAMERAFLVSNATQNGTVKLEITGNAVSAHVNSPEVGKVNEELDVEELSGSDLTISFNPTYLIEALKALKSETVRVRFLSPVRPFTLTPGDDSENFIQLITPVRTN, encoded by the coding sequence ATGATTTCATTTGCGATTAACAAAGCATTTTTCCTACACGCTCTTAATGCTACAAAAAGAGCTATTTCTACTAAAAATGCTATTCCTATTTTATCAACCATTAAAATTGAAGTTGCAACCTCAGGAATTACTTTAACAGGATCTAATGGTCAAATTTCAATTGAGCATTTCATTTCAGTTGAGAATGACAATGCTGGCTTGTTGATAACTTCTTCAGGAGCCATTCTTTTGGAAGCTGGTTTCTTCATCAATATCGTATCAAGTCTTCCTGATGTCACTCTTGATTTTAAAGAAATGGCTAACTATCAAGTTCAAATCACAAGTGGAAAATCAGAGATTACACTTAAAGGTAAGGATGTTGAACAATACCCACGTCTTCAAGAAGTTGATACTAATAATCCTTTAAGTATGGAAACTAAAACACTCAAACAAGTCATCACAGAAACGTCATTTGCAGCTAGTACACAAGAAAGTCGTCCTATTTTAACTGGTGTTCACATCATGCTTAAAGATAATCAAGTTTTTAAAGCTGTAGCAACAGATTCTCATCGTATGAGTCAACGTCAACTAAATTTAGAGAAAAAATCAGCTGATTTTGATGTTGTTATCCCTAGTCGTTCACTACGCGAATTTTCAGCCGTTTTTACGGATGATATTGAGAACGTAGAGATTTTCTTCTCTTCAAGTCAAATTCTCTTTAGAAGTGAAAATATTAGCTTCTACACACGTCTTCTCGAAGGAGCCTATCCAGATACTGACCGCCTTCTTACCCCTAATTTTGAGACAGAGGTTGTCTTTAAAACAGCCAATCTTCGCCAAGCTATGGAACGTGCTTTCTTGGTATCAAATGCGACACAAAACGGAACAGTAAAACTTGAAATTACAGGTAATGCAGTCAGTGCTCATGTAAACTCACCAGAAGTCGGAAAAGTTAATGAAGAACTTGACGTGGAAGAGTTGTCAGGAAGTGACTTAACCATTAGTTTCAACCCAACTTACTTGATTGAAGCTCTTAAAGCTCTTAAAAGTGAGACAGTACGTGTGCGTTTCCTATCGCCAGTACGTCCATTTACCTTGACACCAGGCGATGATAGCGAAAACTTCATTCAACTGATTACACCAGTTCGTACAAACTAA
- a CDS encoding DUF951 domain-containing protein, producing MYQIGSKVEMKKPHACIIKETGKKANSWEITRLGADIKLKCTNCQHLVMMSRHDFERKLKKVLSQPK from the coding sequence ATGTACCAAATCGGAAGTAAAGTTGAGATGAAAAAACCTCATGCCTGTATCATCAAAGAAACTGGCAAAAAAGCCAACTCTTGGGAAATTACGCGCTTGGGCGCAGATATTAAATTAAAATGTACTAACTGTCAGCATCTTGTCATGATGAGCCGTCATGATTTTGAACGTAAACTCAAGAAAGTACTCTCGCAACCAAAATAA
- the ychF gene encoding redox-regulated ATPase YchF, with the protein MALTAGIVGLPNVGKSTLFNAITKAGAEAANYPFATIDPNVGMVEVPDERLNKLTELVKPKKTVPTTFEFTDIAGIVKGASRGEGLGNKFLANIREVDAIVHVVRAFDDENVMREQGRESDFVDPIADIETINLELILADLESINKRYARVEKMARTQKDKDSVAEFNVLEKIKPVLEDGKSARTIDFTEEEQKVVKGLFLLTTKPVLYVANVDEDKVAEPDDIDYVKSIREFAATENAEVVVISARAEEEISELDDEDKLEFLEAIGLTESGVDKLTRAAYHLLGLGTYFTAGEKEVRAWTFKRGIKAPQAAGIIHSDFEKGFIRAVTMSYDDLVQYGSEKAVKEAGRLREEGKEYIVQDGDVMEFRFNV; encoded by the coding sequence ATGGCTTTAACAGCAGGTATTGTTGGTTTACCAAACGTTGGGAAATCGACACTATTTAATGCAATTACAAAGGCTGGTGCAGAAGCAGCCAACTACCCATTTGCCACTATTGACCCAAACGTTGGGATGGTTGAAGTGCCGGATGAACGCCTTAATAAATTAACTGAATTAGTAAAACCAAAGAAAACTGTTCCAACAACCTTTGAATTTACAGATATCGCCGGTATCGTCAAGGGAGCTTCTCGTGGAGAAGGTTTGGGAAATAAATTCTTGGCTAATATCCGTGAAGTCGATGCTATTGTTCATGTTGTTCGTGCTTTTGATGATGAAAATGTCATGCGTGAGCAAGGGCGTGAATCAGACTTTGTTGATCCGATTGCTGATATTGAAACCATCAATTTAGAGTTGATTTTAGCTGACTTGGAGTCCATCAACAAACGTTATGCGCGTGTTGAAAAAATGGCCCGTACGCAAAAAGATAAAGACTCGGTGGCTGAATTTAACGTTCTGGAAAAAATCAAACCAGTTTTGGAAGATGGCAAATCAGCTCGCACCATTGACTTTACTGAAGAAGAGCAAAAAGTGGTAAAAGGCCTCTTCCTCTTGACCACTAAACCAGTGCTCTATGTCGCTAACGTTGATGAGGATAAAGTCGCAGAACCAGATGATATTGATTATGTCAAATCTATTCGTGAGTTTGCAGCTACTGAAAATGCTGAAGTTGTTGTCATCTCAGCGCGTGCTGAAGAAGAAATTTCTGAACTTGACGATGAGGATAAACTAGAATTTTTGGAAGCGATTGGTCTTACAGAATCAGGTGTCGACAAATTAACACGAGCAGCTTATCATTTACTAGGTCTTGGAACCTACTTCACTGCAGGTGAAAAAGAAGTCCGTGCTTGGACCTTTAAGCGTGGGATTAAAGCCCCTCAAGCAGCAGGAATCATCCACTCAGACTTTGAAAAAGGATTCATTCGAGCTGTGACTATGTCCTATGATGACTTGGTTCAATATGGATCTGAAAAAGCCGTTAAAGAAGCAGGACGCCTGCGTGAGGAAGGAAAAGAATACATCGTTCAAGATGGCGATGTTATGGAATTCCGTTTCAACGTTTAA
- the pth gene encoding aminoacyl-tRNA hydrolase, with translation MTKLIVGLGNPGSKYDQTRHNVGFMAVDTIVKEIDFNFTEDKTFKAYVTSGFINGEKVYFIKPTTFMNNSGIAVKALLTYYNIAIEDLIVIYDDLDMEVGKIRFRQKGSAGGHNGIKSIIAHIGTQEFDRIKIGIGRPQNGMTVINHVLGKFSPDEMITIDNTLDKVDKAVKYYLKSDDFETTMRRYNG, from the coding sequence ATGACAAAATTAATTGTAGGATTGGGAAATCCAGGGTCAAAATATGATCAAACCCGTCATAATGTTGGTTTTATGGCAGTTGACACCATTGTAAAGGAAATTGACTTTAACTTTACAGAAGATAAAACCTTTAAAGCTTATGTAACAAGTGGTTTTATCAATGGCGAAAAAGTTTATTTCATAAAGCCAACCACTTTCATGAATAATAGTGGGATTGCTGTTAAAGCACTATTAACCTACTATAACATTGCTATCGAGGACTTGATTGTTATTTATGATGACTTAGATATGGAAGTAGGAAAAATTCGCTTCCGTCAAAAAGGATCTGCCGGAGGGCATAATGGTATCAAATCAATTATTGCTCATATTGGTACACAAGAATTTGACCGTATCAAAATAGGTATCGGGCGTCCTCAAAATGGTATGACAGTCATCAATCATGTCTTAGGAAAATTCTCACCAGATGAAATGATTACAATTGACAATACGCTTGATAAAGTTGACAAAGCTGTCAAGTATTATTTAAAAAGCGATGATTTTGAAACAACAATGAGAAGGTACAATGGCTAA
- the mfd gene encoding transcription-repair coupling factor yields the protein MAKLGLTDLLAQNKTIQNWLGQVETGRQLVMGLSASSKALAIATAFQYHQGKMIIVTSTQNEAEQLISDLSALLDEKYIYSFFADDVAAAEFIFSSLDRTLSRLESLNFLQNETSTGILVTSIIGTKILLPNPKAYHRAQIKLSIGVDKEIDNLVKNLSQMGYERVNQVLSPGEYSRRGNILDIYEVTENYPFRIEFFGDEIDGIRTFDSESQKSLDSLEDVTISPATDIILEQGDFERATIKLEEELDKSLNDDLKNYLTDVLSVTKDGYRHKDIRRFLSFFYQKNYSLFDYFTKGTILFVDDFQKLMDRHARFEMEVANLLTDDLQQCKAVSSQIYFADTYQSLRQYQPASFFSNFHKGLGNIKFDALRNMTQYPMQEFFNQFPLLVDEIHRYQKQKATILVQVDSQKSLDSLQETLKEYNLELLITDAQEIIPHQAQFIIGNLSTGFYLADEKLVLITEREIFHKKIKRRARRSNISNAERLKDYNELEKGDYVVHQVHGIGKFLGIETLEIKGIHRDYLTIQYQNSDRISLPIEQIESLSKYVSADGKEPKINKLNDGRFQKTKQKVTKQVEDIANDLLKLYAERSQLKGFAFSPDDDNQREFDDDFAYAETEDQLRSIAEIKKDMEADKPMDRLLVGDVGFGKTEVAMRAAFKAVNDGKQVAILVPTTVLAHQHYVNFKERFDNQAVNIEELSRFRSKKEQTAILEELSKGQIDIIIGTHRLLSKDVTFSDLGLIVIDEEQRFGVKHKETLKELKTKVDVLTLTATPIPRTLHMSMLGIRDLSVIETPPTNRYPVQTYVMETNLGMVREAILRELDRGGQVFYVYNKVDTIEQKVAELQELVPEASIGFVHGQMSEIQLENTLLDFIAGVYDVLVATTIIETGVDISNVNTLFIENADHMGLSTLYQLRGRVGRSNRIAYAYLMYRPDKVLTEVSEKRLDAIKGFTELGSGFKIAMRDLSIRGAGNILGASQSGFIDSVGFEMYSQLLEDAILKKQGKSQVRQKGNAELNLQIDAYLPMDYISDERQKIEIYKRIREIDSRAAYEELQDELIDRFGEYPDQVAYLLEIGLVKSYLDSIFTELVDRKENQLVVRFEKVTQTLFLTQDYFEALSKTNLKARISEHQGKIEVIFDIRNKKDYEILEELIQFGQGFADIKERKMENK from the coding sequence ATGGCTAAATTAGGATTAACGGATTTATTAGCACAAAATAAAACCATTCAAAATTGGCTTGGACAGGTAGAAACAGGGCGTCAACTAGTCATGGGCCTCTCTGCTTCTAGTAAGGCTCTGGCTATTGCAACAGCCTTTCAGTATCATCAAGGAAAGATGATTATCGTAACCTCAACCCAAAATGAAGCGGAACAGCTAATCAGTGATTTATCAGCACTATTAGATGAAAAATACATCTATAGTTTTTTTGCTGATGATGTCGCCGCTGCAGAGTTCATTTTTTCATCACTTGATCGTACCTTATCTCGTCTAGAGAGTTTAAACTTTCTCCAGAACGAGACCTCAACAGGTATTTTGGTGACTTCTATTATTGGTACTAAAATACTATTACCAAACCCTAAAGCATACCACAGAGCACAAATAAAGTTGTCAATTGGAGTTGACAAAGAAATTGACAATCTTGTCAAAAATCTATCCCAAATGGGATATGAACGTGTCAATCAAGTATTGAGCCCAGGAGAGTACAGTCGTAGAGGTAACATTCTAGATATTTATGAAGTTACTGAAAATTATCCTTTTAGGATTGAATTTTTCGGTGATGAAATTGATGGTATTCGTACATTTGATAGTGAAAGTCAGAAATCTCTGGATAGTTTAGAAGACGTTACAATTTCACCAGCTACTGACATTATTTTAGAGCAAGGTGATTTTGAACGTGCGACCATTAAACTAGAAGAGGAACTTGACAAGAGTCTCAATGATGACTTGAAAAATTATCTCACTGATGTTTTATCAGTAACAAAAGATGGCTATCGTCATAAGGATATTCGTCGTTTTTTGAGTTTCTTTTATCAAAAAAACTATAGCCTTTTTGATTATTTTACCAAGGGTACGATTCTTTTTGTGGATGATTTTCAAAAGTTGATGGATCGTCATGCTCGCTTTGAAATGGAAGTGGCTAATTTATTGACAGATGATTTACAGCAATGTAAAGCTGTATCAAGTCAGATCTATTTTGCCGATACCTATCAAAGTCTAAGACAATATCAACCGGCAAGTTTCTTTTCGAATTTTCATAAGGGACTGGGGAATATCAAATTTGATGCCCTGCGTAACATGACTCAGTATCCTATGCAGGAATTCTTCAATCAGTTTCCACTTTTGGTAGATGAAATTCATCGCTATCAGAAGCAAAAAGCAACGATTTTAGTACAAGTAGATTCCCAAAAATCTCTGGATAGTCTGCAAGAAACGTTAAAAGAATATAACCTGGAACTTCTCATTACAGATGCTCAGGAGATTATACCTCATCAGGCACAATTCATTATTGGGAATCTATCAACTGGATTTTATTTAGCTGATGAAAAATTAGTTTTAATTACCGAACGTGAGATTTTCCATAAAAAAATCAAACGTCGCGCTCGTCGTTCTAACATTTCTAATGCTGAACGCCTAAAAGATTATAATGAGCTTGAAAAGGGCGATTATGTTGTCCATCAAGTTCATGGTATTGGGAAATTTCTGGGAATCGAAACACTAGAAATAAAGGGTATCCATCGTGATTATCTGACCATTCAGTATCAAAATTCTGATCGTATTTCCTTACCGATTGAGCAGATTGAAAGTCTGTCAAAATACGTTTCAGCTGATGGCAAAGAACCTAAAATTAATAAACTTAATGATGGTCGTTTCCAAAAAACCAAACAAAAAGTTACCAAGCAAGTAGAAGATATTGCAAATGATTTGCTAAAACTATATGCTGAACGCAGTCAATTAAAAGGTTTTGCTTTTTCTCCAGATGATGACAATCAACGAGAGTTTGATGATGATTTTGCCTATGCTGAGACAGAAGATCAACTCCGGTCAATTGCTGAAATCAAAAAAGACATGGAAGCTGACAAGCCTATGGATCGTCTCTTGGTTGGTGATGTTGGATTTGGTAAAACCGAAGTAGCCATGCGAGCAGCCTTTAAAGCTGTCAATGACGGCAAGCAAGTCGCTATTTTAGTACCAACGACTGTGCTAGCGCATCAACACTATGTCAACTTTAAAGAGCGTTTTGACAACCAAGCTGTCAACATTGAGGAACTAAGTCGTTTTAGAAGTAAGAAAGAACAAACAGCTATTTTAGAAGAATTATCTAAAGGTCAAATTGATATCATCATTGGTACCCATCGCTTACTTTCTAAGGATGTCACCTTTTCAGATTTGGGTCTCATTGTCATTGATGAAGAACAACGTTTTGGTGTCAAACACAAAGAGACCTTAAAAGAATTAAAAACTAAAGTTGACGTTTTGACTCTGACAGCAACACCGATTCCTCGTACCCTTCACATGTCTATGCTAGGGATTCGAGATTTATCAGTTATTGAAACCCCTCCAACCAATCGTTACCCAGTTCAGACTTATGTTATGGAAACTAATCTAGGTATGGTTCGTGAAGCCATTTTGCGTGAGTTAGACCGTGGAGGACAGGTTTTTTATGTTTATAATAAGGTTGACACCATTGAACAAAAAGTAGCAGAATTACAAGAACTGGTCCCAGAGGCAAGTATCGGTTTTGTTCATGGGCAAATGAGCGAGATTCAGCTGGAAAATACCTTGTTAGACTTTATTGCTGGAGTTTACGATGTTTTGGTAGCTACAACTATTATTGAAACAGGAGTTGATATTTCTAATGTCAATACCCTCTTTATTGAAAATGCAGACCATATGGGTCTGTCAACCTTGTATCAACTTCGTGGACGTGTTGGCCGTTCTAATCGGATTGCTTATGCCTATCTCATGTATCGACCTGATAAGGTTCTGACTGAGGTGTCAGAAAAACGTTTGGATGCTATTAAAGGCTTTACAGAACTGGGTTCAGGCTTTAAAATTGCCATGCGTGACTTGTCTATTCGTGGTGCTGGTAATATTTTAGGTGCTTCACAAAGTGGCTTTATTGATTCTGTTGGGTTTGAAATGTATTCGCAACTCTTAGAAGATGCCATTTTGAAGAAACAAGGAAAATCGCAAGTGCGTCAAAAAGGAAACGCCGAGCTTAATTTACAGATTGATGCCTATCTACCAATGGATTATATTTCGGATGAACGTCAGAAAATTGAAATCTACAAACGTATTCGAGAGATTGATTCACGCGCTGCCTATGAAGAACTTCAAGATGAGTTGATTGACCGTTTTGGAGAGTATCCTGATCAAGTTGCCTATTTACTAGAAATTGGCCTTGTCAAATCTTACCTTGACAGCATCTTTACAGAACTAGTTGACCGTAAAGAAAATCAGTTGGTTGTTCGTTTTGAAAAAGTCACACAGACCCTCTTTTTAACCCAAGATTATTTTGAAGCCCTATCAAAAACCAATCTCAAGGCTCGCATCAGTGAACACCAAGGAAAAATTGAAGTCATTTTTGATATTCGTAACAAAAAAGATTACGAGATTTTAGAAGAATTGATCCAGTTTGGGCAAGGATTTGCTGACATTAAAGAACGGAAAATGGAAAACAAATAA
- a CDS encoding helix-turn-helix domain-containing protein: MKFHNRLVDLRNSKKLSQEELAEKLYVSRQTISNWERGRTYPDINSLLLIATFFDVSLDNLIKGDVDIMKHQVDQSQFKKWLIVGGISWFLFSVVVPTRYLSSIGVVAPILWLLSCPMIYSAFQIFYIMKNRQLQTYADILNFLDPKKNAKTSLSSELWFGISILTVIFLIFFVGTVCSALIFW; encoded by the coding sequence ATGAAGTTTCATAATCGCTTAGTTGATTTAAGAAATAGCAAAAAGCTCTCTCAAGAAGAATTGGCTGAGAAACTTTATGTCTCACGACAAACCATTTCCAATTGGGAAAGAGGTAGAACTTACCCTGATATCAACTCACTATTATTGATAGCAACATTTTTCGATGTCTCTTTAGATAATCTAATTAAAGGAGATGTGGACATTATGAAACATCAGGTTGATCAATCGCAATTCAAGAAGTGGCTTATTGTTGGAGGCATTTCTTGGTTTTTATTTTCAGTTGTTGTTCCGACAAGGTATTTGTCTTCTATAGGGGTAGTTGCTCCTATTTTATGGTTATTATCATGTCCAATGATTTACTCAGCTTTTCAGATTTTTTATATCATGAAAAACCGTCAATTACAGACTTATGCTGATATCTTGAATTTTTTAGATCCTAAGAAAAATGCTAAAACAAGTCTTTCTAGTGAACTGTGGTTTGGTATTAGTATTCTAACTGTTATTTTCTTGATTTTCTTTGTAGGGACTGTATGTTCAGCTTTAATATTCTGGTAA
- a CDS encoding RNA-binding S4 domain-containing protein, translating to MRLDKYLKVSRIIKRRPVAKEVADKGRIKVNGVLAKSSTDLKLNDEVEVRFGNKLLTVRVLEMKDSTKKEDAEKMYEIISEKRVEANEET from the coding sequence ATGCGTTTAGACAAATATTTAAAAGTATCACGAATTATCAAACGTCGTCCTGTGGCTAAAGAAGTTGCAGATAAGGGACGTATCAAAGTTAATGGTGTTTTAGCAAAATCCTCTACAGATTTAAAATTAAATGATGAAGTAGAAGTTCGTTTTGGAAATAAACTCTTAACCGTTAGGGTATTAGAAATGAAAGACAGCACTAAAAAAGAAGATGCTGAAAAAATGTACGAAATCATTAGCGAAAAGCGAGTAGAAGCCAATGAAGAAACCTAA
- a CDS encoding FtsB family cell division protein, which produces MKKPNVVQLNNHYIKDEKLKRRYELEENAKRHRFMGGLLLIVMLLFILPTYNLISSYHKLQEKKDRVIQLKKDYQSISKDVEDKKKLADSLKDNDFAAKYARAKYYYSKEGEMIFPVPDLLPK; this is translated from the coding sequence ATGAAGAAACCTAATGTTGTACAACTTAACAATCATTATATTAAAGATGAAAAACTAAAACGTCGTTATGAATTGGAAGAAAACGCCAAACGTCATCGCTTTATGGGTGGTTTGTTGCTCATTGTAATGCTTCTTTTCATATTACCAACTTATAATCTCATAAGTAGTTATCATAAGTTACAAGAAAAAAAAGACCGTGTCATCCAGTTAAAAAAGGATTACCAGTCCATTTCTAAAGACGTTGAAGATAAAAAGAAATTAGCTGATAGTTTAAAAGACAATGACTTTGCCGCTAAGTATGCTCGGGCAAAATATTATTATTCTAAGGAAGGGGAGATGATTTTCCCTGTTCCAGACTTATTACCGAAATAA
- a CDS encoding SP_0009 family protein, which translates to MENLIETIEKFLQYSDEKLEELSAKNNALRQVESEEEKD; encoded by the coding sequence ATGGAAAATTTAATTGAAACAATCGAGAAGTTTTTACAGTATTCTGATGAAAAACTAGAGGAACTCTCAGCAAAAAATAATGCTTTAAGACAGGTAGAAAGTGAGGAAGAGAAAGATTAA
- a CDS encoding serine hydrolase, which translates to MKKIVLFMLLPFFFQTLPVISTEVDLQLTDAQRYQLSQTAVSPKTNLQIPKNPVLKTSVPVYKDSDLKNPAKTLSADDSLQIQSIEVNQFGLPVFHLMDQTYMLADETLYYQDIVLNQTAMSATYWTRKIDKIYDSPFVKGTKEVTKKPKDYTQVIVTAVATTHKGTYYQLDQYGWVEGHLISIQDTRMEKVQELLTQKYQKADYGISIKQLETGQMAGINADKSMYAASLAKLPILYYTQEAINQGKINKETTFKYTSKVNDFYGAYDPSGSGSLPKKANDKEYTVDELMKKVAQQSDNVASNMLAYYVTDQFGADFQNQMMAISGTSWDMEKRDVSPETINKILEALYHQNGFVLDYLSKTDFDDKRISKNISDKVSHKIGDAYDYKHDAAIIYTKSPFIITIMTNKANYDDITAIADDIYEILK; encoded by the coding sequence ATGAAGAAAATAGTCCTTTTTATGCTACTTCCTTTTTTCTTTCAAACACTTCCGGTTATTAGTACTGAGGTTGATTTACAGCTAACTGATGCCCAAAGGTATCAATTGTCACAGACAGCAGTTTCACCAAAAACTAACTTGCAAATACCTAAAAATCCAGTTTTGAAAACATCAGTCCCAGTTTATAAGGATTCGGATTTAAAAAATCCCGCAAAAACATTATCAGCAGATGATTCATTACAGATTCAATCTATTGAAGTGAATCAATTTGGTTTACCGGTGTTTCACCTAATGGATCAAACTTATATGTTAGCTGACGAAACACTCTATTACCAAGATATTGTATTAAATCAGACAGCAATGTCAGCCACTTATTGGACGCGAAAGATTGATAAGATTTATGATAGTCCTTTTGTTAAAGGGACCAAAGAAGTCACTAAGAAACCTAAGGACTATACACAAGTCATTGTAACTGCCGTAGCCACGACTCATAAAGGTACTTACTATCAATTGGATCAATATGGTTGGGTTGAAGGGCATCTGATTTCCATCCAAGATACTAGAATGGAAAAAGTTCAGGAACTTTTGACTCAAAAATATCAAAAAGCTGACTATGGTATTAGTATTAAACAATTGGAAACGGGACAGATGGCAGGTATTAATGCCGATAAATCCATGTATGCGGCTAGCTTAGCCAAACTACCTATCCTGTATTACACACAAGAAGCAATCAATCAAGGCAAAATTAACAAGGAAACGACGTTTAAGTATACTTCAAAAGTTAATGACTTTTATGGGGCTTATGATCCAAGTGGTAGCGGTAGCCTTCCTAAAAAAGCTAACGACAAAGAATATACTGTCGATGAATTGATGAAAAAAGTTGCTCAACAGTCGGATAATGTTGCTAGCAACATGTTGGCTTACTATGTTACAGATCAGTTTGGAGCAGATTTTCAAAACCAAATGATGGCTATTTCAGGAACATCTTGGGATATGGAAAAACGTGATGTTTCACCAGAAACAATCAACAAAATATTAGAAGCTCTCTATCATCAAAATGGTTTTGTTCTTGATTACTTATCGAAAACGGATTTTGATGATAAGCGGATTTCAAAAAATATTTCAGATAAAGTTTCTCACAAAATTGGGGATGCCTACGATTACAAACACGATGCAGCCATTATCTACACAAAGTCGCCATTTATCATAACCATAATGACCAATAAAGCAAATTATGATGATATAACAGCGATTGCAGACGACATTTATGAGATTTTAAAATGA
- the tilS gene encoding tRNA lysidine(34) synthetase TilS has translation MITSTDFLNHVQEKQFFTTHQKVLIAVSGGVDSMNLLHFLYVSRETLGIAIAIAHVNHHQREASEIEENYLKAWSKKHHVPFYLGHFKGTFTEKKARDYRYSFFKTIMEKDNYTALVTAHHADDQAETIFMRILRGSKIRYQSGIKEKQIFANGELIRPLLNFSKKDFPNIFHFEDHSNQQNDYLRNRIRNHYLPQLKQENSNIKQALLKHGQEIDLLTEALQDLTKDIDKQNCNVFQKQTLAVQHFLLEDYLATFPDLQIGQLQFKQLLSNLRNDKSYDFPLKNNYYFKKSKERFSISKISPETDSQPSEVLLEYGSLVTLEDYFFCYDEKQEDYVDSISLPSKNPVILRHRKPGDRILVKNISKKLRRFFIDEKINKKDRQKTIIIEQDKSIVAVICQGKTYLSNPYYHDIMKGKLYIQKM, from the coding sequence ATGATTACATCAACAGACTTTTTAAACCACGTTCAAGAAAAGCAATTTTTCACCACTCATCAAAAAGTTCTCATAGCTGTTTCAGGTGGAGTAGATTCAATGAATCTACTGCATTTTTTATATGTTTCACGTGAAACACTAGGTATTGCTATTGCTATTGCTCATGTCAATCATCATCAGCGAGAAGCATCCGAGATTGAAGAGAATTATTTAAAAGCTTGGTCGAAAAAACATCATGTTCCCTTTTACTTAGGTCATTTTAAGGGGACGTTTACTGAGAAAAAAGCGCGTGATTATCGGTATTCTTTTTTTAAAACAATCATGGAAAAAGATAACTACACGGCATTGGTGACTGCTCACCATGCAGATGATCAAGCAGAAACGATTTTTATGCGAATCCTCCGTGGAAGCAAGATTCGTTACCAATCAGGTATAAAAGAAAAACAAATCTTTGCTAACGGAGAATTGATTAGACCACTACTAAACTTTTCTAAAAAAGACTTTCCAAATATTTTTCATTTTGAAGATCATAGTAATCAACAAAATGACTATTTGAGAAATCGTATTAGGAATCACTATCTACCCCAACTAAAGCAAGAAAATTCTAACATCAAGCAAGCACTGTTAAAGCATGGTCAAGAAATAGACTTACTAACGGAAGCTTTACAAGATTTAACAAAGGATATAGATAAGCAAAATTGTAACGTTTTTCAGAAACAAACACTGGCTGTTCAACATTTTTTACTAGAAGACTATTTAGCTACTTTTCCTGATTTACAAATTGGACAATTGCAATTTAAACAACTATTGTCTAATCTAAGGAATGACAAGAGCTACGATTTTCCCTTGAAAAATAATTATTACTTTAAAAAAAGTAAGGAACGGTTTAGTATCTCTAAAATCAGTCCAGAGACTGATAGTCAGCCGTCAGAAGTTTTGTTAGAATATGGCTCATTGGTAACTTTAGAAGATTATTTTTTTTGTTATGATGAAAAACAAGAGGACTATGTCGATTCTATTTCGTTACCATCAAAAAATCCAGTTATTCTAAGACATCGTAAACCGGGCGATAGGATTCTGGTTAAAAATATTTCTAAAAAATTGAGACGATTCTTCATTGATGAGAAAATAAATAAAAAAGATAGACAAAAGACAATAATTATTGAACAAGATAAGTCCATTGTAGCAGTGATATGCCAAGGAAAAACATATTTGAGTAATCCTTATTATCATGATATAATGAAAGGCAAATTGTATATTCAAAAAATGTAG